CGTTCTTTAGTAAAAGCAAATGTTTCAACAAAAGTATCGAAATCAATTTGTATAGGAGAAGTTCCTATTAAATTTCCTCTTGAATTAAAATCTAAACTCATTTTATAATTTGTGTTTTTGTAGTATAAACTAAAAACTTGTGCGTAAATTTGTTGTATCATTATTTCCCTAAACTACATAAAATAATTCATAGACTAAAGTCTATGGTACGTTTTCGCACTCTAAAGAGTACGCTACATTTTATTATGAAAAAATTATCTTATTCTCTACTTATAACTTTCTTATTTCTAATTTCCTTCAAAAGTCATTCTCAAAATATTGGTCTTGGTTTTTTGTTTCGTCCTAATATTACGCTCGGAACGGCTATTGTTCCTACTCAAAACGTAGAAGATAGTTTGAAATTTGGAATCAATCGTTTTTATGCAAATTTAGTTGTTCCGTTGAGTGGAAAATTGAAGTTAGATTTAAAGAATATCAATGCTTCTTTTACGCAGCATTTTCTGACAGTCAATACAGGTTTGAGATTACCACAAGGAAATTTAGTAGAGGATAATACTAAAATTTATAATTTCTCGGCAGGAATTACAGGCGTTCATGCAAATATTCGTAGTGGTGTTTGGTTTTATACAGTCAATGGTGGAATTGTACAAGATATTCAGAAACTAAATGAGTCTAGTCCATTTTTTACGGCTGCTGGTGCGTATATTCGTGTAAAAGGAATTTATAAGCACAATATTTATGGAGTAGCTTTGCTCTATCAATACGAACGTTTTTTGCCTGTTCCTATTTTGGGAATCAATCGTAGATACAATAAAAAATGGTTTTTGGAGCTGCTTTTACCTGCACAAGGTGCAATGCGTTATCAATTTAGCAAAAAGTTTAAAGCTGGTGTTTTGGTCGGTTTGGGGAGTTTTCGTGCTGGTGTAAATAGTTCTACAAGTATTACTTTACCAAGTTTAACTTCAGGAGGAAAAGGAAATTTGAATCTTAATTATACTGAACTTAAAATTACTTCAGTATCTGAATTGAAAATCAAAAATGGAATCTTTTTAAGTAGTGAAATAGGCGTTTCGACAGCTCGTTCTCTTTCTTTTTTGCGTACTGCTGAAAATCAAATTAGTTTTGGAGCTTCTACTGTTCCTTATGGGGCAATAAATCTGCATATTGATTTACAAAAAGCTAAAACCAGTCCGATTAGTTCTCGTCTTTTTGGGAATGATTTTTAAGTAATATTACTGGTTCAAGCGTCGACGCTTGAACCAGTAATTTACACTACTTCTCCACCACAGCAAAGAAATCAAAACATTTATCAGCATCCTCAGAGATAAAATAATCATCCATTGTAACCGAGCCCACTAAAGAATTATCTTGTTCTTGTAATTTTTTACGGTTCATTCTATTCAAAATATCATACGGAATTTGAAGAATTTGTCTAGGCAAGTTTTGTTCTAAATTAAAAATATCTAGCTTTTTGTATTTAGCAACTGATGCCTTGTTTTGATTGTAATATTCCCAAACTTTTTCATTTCCTGTAATTCCTTTCAAATCTACTTTAGAAAAATATTTCTTTAAAAGTGTTTCTAATTCCTGCGCTGTATATTCTCTTGTGTGCCACGGATTGCGAGTAAGCGAAAGTTTGATATTTGGCGTTGTCAGAATCATTTTGCCCCCTTTTTTCAAAACTCGTTGAATTTCTTTTAGGTAAAAATTATCATCTTCGATATGCTCAATGACTTGTTGTGTAACAACAGTATCAAAACTTTCATCTGCTTGATTGGCAAACGGAGGAATATTTTGATTCAGAAAAGTAAATTCTGGATGCTGTTTTTGTAAGTGATTGATGAGTTCTTGGTTTTTGTCAAGAGCTGTATAATGCGTACAATGAGGTTTGAAAAGCTCTGCACCTTTCCCTACACCACAACCCGTTTCCAAAATGCTTCCACTTACATGTTTGACAGTTTGGTGATAAGCAAAAAGCAAACGCTGATGAATTACGTTATCGCTAGGAATGGTATAAGCTGTTATTTCTGTTGTTTTGAACATATATGTAGTTGACAGTTTAGCTTCGCTGATTTACAATTCCAAACTGTCGTTTTTTTGAAAGATTATTAATTTCGAACACTTAAAAAGTATTCGCTACTTATTACAAAGGTCTTAATTTTTCTTGTAAAAACGCTATAAAATGGCTTGATAAAATCTCAAATTCACATTTTATAGATTTTTTGACTACATTTTAATAGAAATTGATGAAAAATTTAAAATTTATTTATGCAAATTTCTAATTTCTTGCATCTGCTTAGTATAAAAACAGAAAAATTACGAATCACAATCAAACAACTATCAGAAACCTTAAAAAATTTAATTATGAAAACTACTTTGAAATTTTCGCTTTATGTTTGGATACTTTTTATTCCATTTTTGAGTGCTTGTGGTCAGTCAGGTTCTTCTTATAAAACAGAATCTACTGCTGATTATGCTGCCACAGAAGAAGCCACAATGGCTACATTTGTAAATCAACAAGACGGAACAGAAGGAGGTACTTCTAATGAACCTATTGTACAAGGTTTACATGTCATCAAGACTGGCAATATGCAGATTCAAGTACAGGATTTGGATAAAGCAAAAGAAATAGTCTTGCAGAAAGTAAAAGCAAATAAAGGATTTACATCAGCAGCTAATTATAATGATTATAGCTATCAAAAAACACAAAATATAACAATTCGTGTCGCTTCAAGTAACTTTGAAAACTTAATGAAAGAGCTTGCTAATATTGGTTTTGTAGAAAACCAGTCACAGAATTCACAAGATGTAAGTGAAGAATTTGTAGATATTGAAGCTCGTTTAAAAACAAAAAAAGAAGTAGAAAATCGTTATACTCAGCTTTTAAAAGATGCCAAAACTATTTCTGAAATTTTGGAAATTGAAGACAAACTACGTGTCATTCGTGAAGAAATAGAAGCAAAAGAAGGGCGTCTGCGTTATCTGAAAGACCAAGTTTCATTAAGTACAATTAATCTAACACTTACTCAAAAATTAGAGAATTATTCAAAACCACCAGAACGTTCATTTTTTAGTCGTCTCTTCGAAAACATGGGTGAAGGTTGGGATGATTTCTTGATGTTTGTAGTTGGAGTAATGCGTCTGTGGGTATTTTGGATTGTCTTGGCAGGAATTATTTTTATTATTGCAAAATGGAGAAAGGCTAGGAAGAAATAAATTTTGATTCTGCTAACTCTTTAGCGAAACACTGTGTTTTCAGTTGAGGTTCGCTGAGGACTACGTCATTCTCAGCCTAAGAAATACTAGAATCATGATGTAGCTTGAATTAAGTTGCGCTTAAGTCACTGTAAAAACATCTTGTTCTATTTTTTTAACTACTTGTCTAGTTATAAAAAAAGCCTTCATGTCATAAATGAAGGCTTTTTTGTACTTATTTATAAGTTATGCTATAAATTAGTTTCTAACAACTCTGAGAACTTTAGTTTGTTTGTTAGAAATAACTTCTATAAAATAGACACCTACTTTTTGATTTTGTAAATTAAAGGTAGTTTCTAAATTTGCACCTTCTTTATTTTGCTCTTGTACTTCAATAACTCTACCCAATACATCCATCAGACGAAGAGTTACTGCTCCTTTAACTTCTTGGTTTGTCCAAGCTACAGTTACTTTTCCGTTACTTGGATTTGGATAAGCTGTTAATTTTTCATTCAAATCTACTTGATTTTGATTAGCTACTTTAGATGCTATTCTACCAGAAGTTTCACAAAAAGATGTTTGTACCTGACCTGTATTTCCTGATGCTGAATAAATAGCTACATCAGCTACTAAGGTTTCGCTCTCATCAATAGCATATTCTTGCACAACAACTCCATTTTTATAAAATTTCATTTGGCTACCTTCTCTTGCTACCGTAAATACATCTCCTTTTTGATAAGGAACTGGTGTACCACTTTGGTAATTATAACTTGGAACAGCACTTGAATTAGCTACAAAATACCACGCATAATTAATAGATGTATAAGATGCTACTGTATTAGGAGTTGCTAACCCTACCATATAGTAAGTTTTGTTATCAACAATAGTATTACTTACCCATCCATCATTGTTACTTGCAATCTCTTGTGTTGAAGTAGCTCCACTTGTCCAACTTGAAGTAGCACTTACTTTAGTGAAGATATTATTTGATAAACCTATATCTACTGCATTGTCAATACCAATAGAGTAACCAATAGCCACATATTTGGTACGAGAGCCATATGTTCCAGAAGCTGTAACAGAGTAAATACCTGTATTCTTATTTGAAACATTAGGAGTAGTTTCTGCCCCTACTCCTGACCATAAATAACTAGTAATACCTGTCTCACCCAATAAAGTTGTTGTTGCAGCACCCATTCCATCAGTAGGACAATTATTAGAAGTAATAGAACTAACTTCTAAAGTTATAGGACAAGTTATAAATTGTATTTGAGGAATAATAGTACCACTAGTATATGCTGAAACATCAACTATTAAATCGCCTGTTGTGACTCCAGGAACTGTTCTAAATGCCACTCCATTTTTAGAGTAAACAAGAGTTGTTCCTGTACGCTCTATGCTGAAAATATCTCCTATATCATAAGTACCAAAAGAACCATCACCACCATATAAAAGTCCATTTTCATAAACTACAAAACTTCCCGCATTAGTAAGGTAAATAGCAAAACGAATCTGATTAAAACCTACTCTTCCCTTATTATAGGAAAGCCCAACCATATAGTTATATGATTCAGAATCTGATGCAGTAAATGCTATACCTCCGTTACCTGTAACCTTTTCTTCTGAAAATGCTTTACTTGTCCAACCTGTAGTTGCTGATTTAACAAGCTCTTTATTTGCATTTACAGTAAATTGGGTTAAGTCTGATGCATTCCAAGTTAAATCATATCCTACTTCATAAGTAGCTGTATAGTCAACACCATTATCAGTAATAGTAACTGTATATTCTCCTGCTGAAAGTCCAGAAATAGTTGATGTAGTAGCTCCTCCTGGAGACCATGAATAAGTTGCACTACCACTGCCTCCTGTCACTACTAGTTCTATCTCACCAGTAGATGTTCCTGCACAACTTGCTCCAGTTATTCTAGCAAAATAAGTTGG
This is a stretch of genomic DNA from Bernardetia sp. MNP-M8. It encodes these proteins:
- a CDS encoding DUF6268 family outer membrane beta-barrel protein gives rise to the protein MKKLSYSLLITFLFLISFKSHSQNIGLGFLFRPNITLGTAIVPTQNVEDSLKFGINRFYANLVVPLSGKLKLDLKNINASFTQHFLTVNTGLRLPQGNLVEDNTKIYNFSAGITGVHANIRSGVWFYTVNGGIVQDIQKLNESSPFFTAAGAYIRVKGIYKHNIYGVALLYQYERFLPVPILGINRRYNKKWFLELLLPAQGAMRYQFSKKFKAGVLVGLGSFRAGVNSSTSITLPSLTSGGKGNLNLNYTELKITSVSELKIKNGIFLSSEIGVSTARSLSFLRTAENQISFGASTVPYGAINLHIDLQKAKTSPISSRLFGNDF
- a CDS encoding DUF4349 domain-containing protein yields the protein MKTTLKFSLYVWILFIPFLSACGQSGSSYKTESTADYAATEEATMATFVNQQDGTEGGTSNEPIVQGLHVIKTGNMQIQVQDLDKAKEIVLQKVKANKGFTSAANYNDYSYQKTQNITIRVASSNFENLMKELANIGFVENQSQNSQDVSEEFVDIEARLKTKKEVENRYTQLLKDAKTISEILEIEDKLRVIREEIEAKEGRLRYLKDQVSLSTINLTLTQKLENYSKPPERSFFSRLFENMGEGWDDFLMFVVGVMRLWVFWIVLAGIIFIIAKWRKARKK
- a CDS encoding class I SAM-dependent methyltransferase codes for the protein MFKTTEITAYTIPSDNVIHQRLLFAYHQTVKHVSGSILETGCGVGKGAELFKPHCTHYTALDKNQELINHLQKQHPEFTFLNQNIPPFANQADESFDTVVTQQVIEHIEDDNFYLKEIQRVLKKGGKMILTTPNIKLSLTRNPWHTREYTAQELETLLKKYFSKVDLKGITGNEKVWEYYNQNKASVAKYKKLDIFNLEQNLPRQILQIPYDILNRMNRKKLQEQDNSLVGSVTMDDYFISEDADKCFDFFAVVEK
- a CDS encoding T9SS type A sorting domain-containing protein; protein product: MNYFSSYLSCKRYWILTLFLLITTSTSFAQVNYSANITSTSCAGGSTGAIDLVVTGLTGPTTYSWNTVPTTSEISTNQDISSLEVGEYEVTITDAGTDYTARYAVGSTLTWTGEVGFTVNGNNQLVKAGTTAWNTKAFSNEQITGNGGIVLTVTATNKRYMMGLSPDQGATGFASIDYALYLGSGQAEVYESGSSKGSFGSFQIGDIFKVERIGTTVEYSKNGVVFRTVTTGVPTGGLIADVSSYDPATLPQVQFTCSTTPPVIPPTYSANITGTSCGASTGAITLTLNDFSGAQTYSWTRVPSDGEISTNKDISNLTVGEYEVTITDLGIDYTSSYFVGATLTWTGEVGFTVNGNNQLVKAGTTAWNTKAFSNEQITGDGGIVLTATATNKRYMMGLSPDQGATGFASIDYALYLGSGQAEVYESGSSKGSFGSFQIGDIFKVERIGTTVEYSKNGVVFRTVTTGVPTGGLIADVSSYDPATLPKIEFTCPVIVTPPTYFARITGASCAGTSTGEIELVVTGGSGSATYSWSPGGATTSTISGLSAGEYTVTITDNGVDYTATYEVGYDLTWNASDLTQFTVNANKELVKSATTGWTSKAFSEEKVTGNGGIAFTASDSESYNYMVGLSYNKGRVGFNQIRFAIYLTNAGSFVVYENGLLYGGDGSFGTYDIGDIFSIERTGTTLVYSKNGVAFRTVPGVTTGDLIVDVSAYTSGTIIPQIQFITCPITLEVSSITSNNCPTDGMGAATTTLLGETGITSYLWSGVGAETTPNVSNKNTGIYSVTASGTYGSRTKYVAIGYSIGIDNAVDIGLSNNIFTKVSATSSWTSGATSTQEIASNNDGWVSNTIVDNKTYYMVGLATPNTVASYTSINYAWYFVANSSAVPSYNYQSGTPVPYQKGDVFTVAREGSQMKFYKNGVVVQEYAIDESETLVADVAIYSASGNTGQVQTSFCETSGRIASKVANQNQVDLNEKLTAYPNPSNGKVTVAWTNQEVKGAVTLRLMDVLGRVIEVQEQNKEGANLETTFNLQNQKVGVYFIEVISNKQTKVLRVVRN